One genomic window of Cololabis saira isolate AMF1-May2022 chromosome 3, fColSai1.1, whole genome shotgun sequence includes the following:
- the LOC133424767 gene encoding microfibril-associated glycoprotein 4-like, translating into MKPLSALLLLLVPMVTSGQELILPVDCSDIYNSDATQLSGVYIIYPIGATSAVQVHCDMDSLGGAWTVFQRRMDGSVNFYRGWDQYKIGFGIAGGEYWLGLQSLFHLSLQRKYELLVDMEDFEGNKASARWASFSIGPESKGYTLHVSGFTDGGAGDSLHHHNGHKFSTFDRDQDAWDGECARTYLGAFWYNHCHRANPNGVYRWGADSHLYAVGVEWYAWKGHYYSLKTISMKIRPVQ; encoded by the exons CCTCTTTCggccctcctccttctcctggtTCCCATGGTGACCAGTGGCCAGGAGCTCATCCTCCCGGTGGACTGCAGCGACATCTACAACAGTGATGCCACCCAACTCAGTGGAGTGTACATCATCTACCCCATCGGAGCCACGTCTGCTGTCCAG GTGCACTGCGACATGGACTCGCTGGGAGGAGCATGGACG GTGTTCCAGAGGAGGATGGACGGCTCGGTGAACTTCTACCGAGGCTGGGACCAGTACAAGATAGGCTTCGGGATCGCTGGTGGAGAGTACTGGCTCG GTCTGCAGAGTCTCTTCCACCTCAGTCTGCAGAGGAAGTACGAGCTGCTGGTTGACATGGAGGACTTTGAAGGAAACAAGGCCTCTGCTCGGTGGGCCTCCTTCTCCATCGGCCCAGAGTCCAAGGGATACACACTGCATGTGTCTGGATTCACCGATGGAGGGGCAG GAGACTCTCTGCATCATCACAATGGACACAAGTTCTCCACATTCGACAGAGACCAGGACGCCTGGGACGGCGAGTGTGCCAGGACCTACCTGGGGGCGTTCTGGTACAACCACTGTCACCGGGCCAACCCTAACGGGGTGTACCGCTGGGGGGCCGACAGCCACCTGTACGCCGTCGGGGTGGAGTGGTACGCCTGGAAGGGCCATTACTACTCCCTGAAGACCATCAGCATGAAGATCCGTCCGGTGCAGTAG